In Mastomys coucha isolate ucsf_1 unplaced genomic scaffold, UCSF_Mcou_1 pScaffold20, whole genome shotgun sequence, one DNA window encodes the following:
- the C3ar1 gene encoding C3a anaphylatoxin chemotactic receptor, translated as MESFAADTNSTDLHSRPLFQPQDIASMVILGLTCLLGLPGNGLVLWVAGLKMKSTVNTAWFLHLTLADFLCCLSLPFSLAHLILRGHWPYGLFLCKLIPSIIILNMFASVFLLTAISLDRCLIVHKPIWCQNHRSVRTAFAICGCVWVLAFVMCVPVFVYRDLFVMDNHSICGYNFDSSRSYDYWDYPYNLNLPESNSTGNSTGHMGDRSAPSSLQAGDHLWTATTTLQAQTFQTPPEDSFARDSASQQPHDGGKPPNVLTAAIPSGFPVEHGNSSTLSADAFLSARIGLSPTASSDHLYPYDFQDDYFDQFTYDNHVPTPLMAITITRLVVGFLVPFFIMVTCYSLIVFRMGKTNFTKSRNKTFRVAMVVVTVFFICWTPYHIVGVLLLITDPESSLREAVISWDHMSIALASANSCFNPFLYALLGKDFRKKARQSIKGILEAAFSEELTHSTSCTQDKAASKRNNMSTDV; from the coding sequence TGTGGGTAGCTGGCCTAAAGATGAAGTCGACCGTGAACACAGCCTGGTTCCTCCATCTCACCCTGGCCGATTTCCTCTGCTGCCTCTCCTTACCCTTCTCCCTGGCCCACCTGATTCTCCGAGGACACTGGCCCTATGGATTGTTCCTGTGCAAACTTATCCCATCCATCATTATCCTCAACATGTTTGCCAGTGTCTTCCTGCTTACTGCCATTAGCCTGGACCGCTGTCTGATAGTACATAAGCCAATCTGGTGCCAGAATCACCGGAGCGTGAGAACAGCTTTCGCCATCTGTGGCTGTGTCTGGGTGCTGGCCTTTgtgatgtgtgtgcctgtatttgTATACCGTGATCTGTTCGTTATGGACAATCACAGTATATGTGGCTATAACTTTGATTCCTCCAGGTCATATGATTATTGGGACTACCCGTACAACCTAAATCTACCTGAAAGCAATTCTACTGGTAACTCCACTGGACATATGGGTGACAGGTCAGCCCCTTCCTCTCTACAGGCAGGGGATCACCTTTGGACAGCTACGACTACCCTCCAGGCACAGACATTCCAAACACCTCCTGAAGACTCATTCGCTCGAGATTCAGCAAGTCAACAACCCCATGATGGTGGAAAGCCGCCTAATGTGCTCACAGCCGCCATACCCAGTGGGTTTCCTGTGGAACATGGTAACTCCAGTACACTGAGTGCCGATGCTTTTCTCTCTGCTCGCATAGGGCTTTCCCCTACTGCTTCTAGTGATCATTTATACCCCTACGATTTCCAGGATGATTATTTTGACCAATTCACGTATGACAATCACGTGCCGACACCACTGATGGCAATAACCATCACAAGGCTGGTGGTGGGCTTCCTGGTACCATTTTTCATCATGGTAACTTGTTACAGCCTCATCGTCTTCAGAATGGGAAAAACCAACTTCACCAAGTCTCGGAACAAAACCTTTCGGGTGGCCATGGTGGTGGTCACTGTCTTTTTTATCTGCTGGACTCCATACCATATTGTCGGAGTCCTGTTATTGATTACTGATCCAGAAAGTTCCCTGAGGGAAGCTGTGATATCCTGGGACCACATGTCCATTGCTTTAGCATCTGCCAATAGCTGCTTCAACCCTTTTCTTTATGCCCTCTTGGGGAAAGACTTTAGGAAGAAAGCAAGACAGTCCATAAAGGGTATTCTGGAAGCAGCCTTCAGCGAAGAGCTCACACACTCTACCAGCTGTACCCAGGACAAAGCCGcttcaaaaagaaacaatatgaGTACAGATGTGTGA